tatctttaagtgaactgattctaggtctagtcaatatcttggtcagcatgcatgcagcaatcccctttacccttatttcaatcgacgttagctttgtttctagtcttaggttcagtattttagtccatctgggagcacctgttatgattcgcaatgcatcattttgaagaacctcaacgtttgcccactgaccaggagaaagagtgagtaaggcaggcgctgcataatcaaccagggaacgaacggcgtgtatgtaaaacattctcaacactctgtgtcccgctcctagacggggccctgtgattgctctcattatatttattcgtgacttagctctctcctttagatattgaatttgcttattgaatgtcattttaaaatcaatccacactccgagatatcgatattgtataacccactgaaggttaatgtcttgaatgcgtaggtgcctgtctggagtgttgccacctagtctcatcgccttagacttctgtgcagatatttttagccctaaaacactgcattcagatgtcactttatctaaagcaccttgagctttatttagaagtgaaggacctgtaatgactaatgctatatcatcagcatagctcagcaatttaaccccttctggaaaggtcatggtaacaaggttttccataaggatgttaaaaagactaggactgaggactcctccttgtggagtcccattctcgtgcaagtggtagtccgacacttgtccttgcaactttactctggcatacctgtgacttaggtaatcttgaatccatgctagcattttccccttcacaccttttttaactaaggtgtgtagtattgcttgcgggcttgcaagttcaaacgctttttctagatcaaggaagaccactatagctggacccgagttaactgttcctagtaatgttgctatgcagtttgcagtacctactcctctagtgaagtcaaatatgtgtttatgaaggtctccagtcttccacagtagcctatttaagaccatccgttctgcagttttactaatgcatgatgttaatgaaatgggtctgtaattgccaggttctttcggcttaggaatcggtatgatgtctgctttcttccaagaggttggtagtttgccttgctgccaagatgcattgatgacgtccaatattcctcgttctccagcaggacctgcatgtgcgatcattgagtatgtaatgttatcagcacctggtgcagtgtccttaccaccttttttggcgctgcttagttcctgttcggtgaagggacagtcacattcgtcatttatagctatgccctcatgaatgactgtcaacctctcttgttttaattgttcttgctgcctgcggaccattgcaggaagctgatatgaagctgttctttctgcaaattggagagcaagtctctcagcctcctgcaatggttgaatacatgcctgtggccgggctggtcgacctgatatagttttaatctgaccccatatcttgccaagactagtatgttcatttagagtttgacaccactcaaaccatcttgcctcctttacttctctagaaactcgtcttgcttcagatatcaccgctcgtagcagagttcttccttctggtgtggggtttctctttagatgttttctgaagatgttgactctgtggttctgtcctttaacttcattactatagaaccaatagttccttCGTTttgtgttacctgtgataatgattggaatagctttgtttgcagcagctgcaacggcttcctgcagattggtctcgtgtatgttcaaatcctcaggtggcgtgtacgttgcataccatttttcaagttcttcttggtatacattccaattggccttttctaaattccaccgaggctgcgcaggtggtgtaggaggtcgtgccaggtttagtgtcgtgacagtagcatagtggtcactggtgatcaccgggtctacttcccacttcgcctgttgctggagtgctgttgagatgaatgtaagatcaagggaacctcctagaatgtgagtgggttacataagaacataagaacataagaacaaaggtaactgcagaaggcctattggcccatacgaggcagctcctattctataaccacccaatcccactcatatacttgtccaacccgtgcttgaaacaatcgagggaccccacctccacaatgttacgcggcaattggttccacaaatcaacaaccctgttactgaaccagtatttacccaagtctttcctaaatctaaacttatccaatttatatccattgtttcgtgttctgtcctgtgttgatacttttaataccctattaatatccccccggttatgtccattcatccacttgtaaacctctatcatgtcacccctaactcttcgcctttccagtgaatgcaacttaagctttgttaatctttcttcatatgaaagatttctaatttggggaattaacttagtcatcctacgctggacacgttcaagtgaatttatatccattctataatatggcgaccaaaactgaactgcataatctaaatggggcctaactagagcaagatatagcttgagaaccacaccaggtgtcttgttactaacgctgcgattaataaatccaagtgtccgatttgccttattacgaacatttatgcattgatccttttgttttaaattcactgggttccccagtgttgagaagtgtaatttcaggtacttctcgcagagctgcagctaaatggcgaccatctgcattggctggcccagttgcacctaactctggatgatgagcattaaaatctccagcaataattacattttcctgcgtggccaaggcaagcactgcctctagtttacgtctagggggcttgtagacgttgtatatgaggagctcaaaattagccatattcactgtaacttctaatacctctactccatccccacatgaaaccgagtctattttcttgctgggtatggtgtttctgactagggtcattaatcctctttgtctcccctgctcatacggtagaacatagtgctgatatccagctaatctgaaggatttcgtggctgggaaaagagtttcttccaaaacgaataTATCTGCTTTcgcgctgattgcagcctcctgaagtgtgtgttttttatttccaagaccctgtatgttccactgcagaattcgtaatggccagacgacgggttcggttggtgttgcttgttctactagaactcctcctcggaatcgacctatAATCGACCGCCTCGCAAGTCGTATCGCCGCAAATCGCACTGCATTGaaagttcgtggtcatccccgacgttgttggaatctgtgcataactgtggtccatcactttgttgttggtattgctgcaagtcggactgcattgattgctcgtggccgtttcttgtgttggtggaacctgtgcatctctgctgttcaaaacGTCTatgttggcgttgctgcatatcagactgcattggctgttgttgtctgtctcctgtgttggaagattctgttgatcgtgggtggtcaccgcttcttgcagttgcgtttgtgaatgtggatgttccggtgtcttgactatccgactgctgttggtagtcagtatgtccaagttgcgttgtttgtcctcttgtgctccatcctgtcggagactgtctatttctcgtgtaactgtggtctgctgcacgatcttgtctattatcacacaagtgatgtcttgagtctgttgctgtgaggcgttcggcgtcatctgtaggcaattgataatggtctctgccatgatcttcacgatggttttcagctggacctcggtaaaactgtatagctggtgtgttgattccgaaagtaagtgttttctgcccttttgcatttgctgtacttctgcaacactttcgtgtaatgtctgattcggaattaacagattcgggaaattttgttctgtgagagtgggtggctgttgtggctgtgcacgagtgttccagacgttggtgttcgtGTATGTAttgctggtcagtgtgttgatcctggcctgagctgtctgcacttttgttttccgtgcagagcaggttgtgctccaggcatgatgtttgcctccacaatttggacatttggctgttgtggtctggtttgccttgtgcttggcaatacagtctttggttggatgtctcaggctgcacactccgcatctctcctgtcctgtgcagcgtgattgatggtggccgtatttctgacacctgaagcagcgtaggggttccgggacgtatggcctctgtcggtatgttccccaatttccaagactgaatgtttccggcacatgtcccatgacggtcaccagaacctgatgcgtcgctgccttgtctacttttgtgcggcaacgttccgcattcaggatttgcttgtgttctagtacaggatccaggggaaagtcgattgggtatcccaaaagcacgactcgtgtgcgtctttctgaagggtccagctttaccaagcatacaggtttcccttgcaggactcttaccttctctaagtaatgtgcagtctgttggtcttgtggtgtcattattatttctcccttcaggttgactgtattggaaagtttgagctctggttgttctttctccattgccgttactactcaatatgctgtaggaaagtggtctgtctgcatgatcttgaattttggaagatgtgcagaggctggcgatgtctggtgtgagactggtggtgtcctcccctgtctcatactgctgtcctgcggctgggctgtggagagaggaacattggctgacactggctggtgtgaaactggtggtgtcctctcctgactcatactgccgtaatgtggctgtgttgtggacagagaagcattgactgacactggctggtgtgtgactgacgctgtcctctctaggtccattacgtccgctgacttgctggtagaagcaagtggtaaagcctcgatagcagttttcttcggtgcctgctgcacatcggtccaccgtccctcctcgtccgaaagctgcttccatttcCTCTTGCTCTTAGCCTTCCCCATGACACACTTCACgcagtgagaaccgactcaaactaccggagcgagcaggtgacacgtcctcactgcacggtagctcccACTATCCTGCATAtaggaggtatataaaaacacgcacttaTTCGAATgctacgttgtgtcaaaatttcaaagcaatctgtaaagaggtttcgaagatttccctcccatGAAAAACACATAAAATACAGTTAttcaaaaaaatcatgttttgccccgtcacagacgtgacatatatataatatgaatataaaaacctgctcggatgtgaatggaacattgtgtgaaaatttcaaatcaattagtgAAGAAAtttctgagattagcgattttgaacagaaGGACattgacatttatatatatatatatatatatatatatatgtcgtacctagtagccagaacgcacttctcagcctactatgcaaggcccgatttgcctaataagccaagttttcatgaattaattgtttttcgactacctaacctacctaacctaacctaacctaactttttcggctacctaacctaacctaacctatagagataggttaggttaggttaggtagggttggttaggttcggtcatatatctacgttactgttaactccagtaaaaaaaaattgacctgatacataatgaaatgggtagctttatcatttcataagaaaaaaattagagaaaaaacattaattcaggaaaacttggcttattaggcaaatcgggccttgcatagtaggctgagaagtgcgttctggctactaggtacgacatatatatatatatatatatatatatatatatatatatatatatatatatatatatatatatatatatatatatatatatatatatatatatatatatatatatatatatatatcactaagaactctttgacccggccaggattcgaacccatgccgtccaagatcacccctaaacgtacacagtaccgtgaccaccgcaccaatgatcttagacgatcattggtgcggtggtcacggtactgtgtacgtttaggggtgatcctggacggcatgggttcgaatcctggccgggtcaaagagttcttagtgatatatatatatatatatatatatatatatatatatatatatatatatatatatatatatatatatattatatatatatatatatatatatatatatatgtcgtacctagtagccagaacgcacttctcggaggctatgggtccccacattggcaccagaggtggtaccctcacaaactttatatatatatatatatatatatatatatatatatatatatatatatatatatatatatatatatatatatatatatatatatatatatatatatataacttaaaaatggatcaagtttgtacattccagtactaacattaagaagatttggacactgattagagcagactcaatcaaattccgttccacgaaatccccacaattggtaatgctttttgccccattccagttaatattgtgatcgcataaactcgtatgtagatacaatgcattagacgtttgggcagttctaatactataagcatgttgtgacaaccgcaattataaggactttcctgtttgtccaaggtacacagaatacaATACACAatatacaatattaactggaatggggcaaaaagcattaccaattgtggggatttcgtggaacggaatttgattgagtctgctctaatcagtcagtgtccaaatcttcttaatgttagtactggaatgtacaaacttgatccatttttcagttataatattgcacaacaatttaagaaacaactctgatagagaggcttacaatgtctcattataattgtatttttatatattgtgtgttcatgaggcttttctttaatctttcatccttattctctgaccgcttaatcctctttgaccattctaagctatacctgtttttggttaattacacctgaccaaccctagggatgggttggtcaggtgtcggcctatatatcctcccccttctcccttctccttagtcagtctagtgttgacaaaggctttaacaaagccgaaacgttcacctcatttcatatttctctgtggattttccgcataaaatgatcagtgttttgtgatcgtcaattgcatatataaatatatatatatatatatatatatatatatatatatatatatatatatatatatatatatatatatatatatatatatatatatatatatatatatatatatatatgcgaacaagcctgaatggtccccaggactatatgcgaatgaaaactcacaccccagaagtgactcgaacccatactcccagaagcaacgcaactggtaactacagggcgccttaatccgcttgaccatcacggccgtcaaaaggaagtgatagccgaggctatttgagccacttccccgacggcaactcggatggtaatcttgggtgtgaggtgtgagttttcattcgcatatagtcctggggaccattcaggcttgttcgcatttgtgttcctcacgtgtgccccaaagaatgaggtgatttggtgaaatgctatgcccaagattaccatccgagttgccgtcggggaagtggctcaaatagcctcggctatcacttccttttgacggccgtgatggtcaagcggattaaggcgccctgtagttaccagttgcgttgcttctgggagtatgggttcgagtcacttctggggtgtgagttttcattcgcatatagtcctggggaccattcaggcttgttcgcatttgtgttcctcacgtgtgccccaaagaatgaggtgatttggtgaaatgctatgcccaagattaccatccgagttgccgtcggggaagtggctcaaatagcctcggctatcacttccttttgacggccgtgatggtcaagcggattaaggcgccctgtagttaccagttgcgttgcttctgggagtatgggttcgagtcacttctggggtgtgagttttcattcgcatatagtcctggggaccattcaggcttgttcgcatttgtgttcctcacgtgtgccccaaagaatgaggtgatttggtgaaatgctatgcccaagattaccatccgagttgccgtcggggaagtggctcaaatagcctcggctatcacttccttttgacggccgtgatggtcaagcggattaaggcgccctgtagttaccagttgcgttgcttctgggagtatgggttcgagtcacttctggggtgtgagttttcattttcatatatatatatatatatatttatatatatataatgcacagactaccctattccagtagctgaagtttataactttttagacactcatcccaccaagggactcgaacactggacaacaaggtggcagttgcatgctgtatccactacaccatacttcaaagccataagagaggtaggaattctggggtatttaaccaaccagaactccaatcctctcccaggcgatgagatagtgtgggaccccggatgctctttcatcgagccctgttatatgggaaaactcagtgccaaatgctaaatgcacagactaccctattccagtagctgaagtttataactttttagacactcatcccaccaggggactcgaacactggccaacaaggtggcagttgcatgctgtatccactacaccatacttcaaagccataagagaggtaggaattccccagaattcctacctatcttatggctttgaagtattgtgtagtggatacagcatgtaactgccaccttgttggccagtgttcgagtcccctggtgggatgaatgtctaaaaagttataaacttcagctactggaatagggtagtctgtgcattatatatataaatatatatatatatatatatatatatatatatatatatatatatatatatatatatatatatatatatatatatatatatatatacatatattatatatatatatatatatatatatatatatatatatatatatatatatatatatatatatatatatatatatatatatatatatatatatatatgtcgtacctagtagccagaactcactttttggcctacaatgcaaggcccgatttgcctaataagccaagttttcctgaattaatatattttttctaatttttttcttatgaaatgataaagctacccatttcattatgtatgaggtcaatttttttttattggagttaaaattaacgtaaatatatgaccgaacctaaccaaccctacctaacctaacctaacctatctttataggttaggtttggtttggtagccgaaaaagttaggttaggttaggttaggtaggttaggtagtcgaaaaacaattaattcatgaaaacttggcttattaggcaaaacgggccttgaatagtaggctgagaagtgcgttctggctactaggtacgacatatatatatatatatatatatatatatgtcgtacctagtagccagaacgcacttctcagcctaatatgaaaggcccgatttgcctaataagccaagttttcctgaattaatatattttctctaatttttttcttatgaaatgataaagctacccatttcattatgtacgaggtcaatttattttaattggagttaaaattaacgtagatatatgatcgaacctaaccaaccctacctaacctaacctatctttataggttaggtttggttaggtagccaaaaaagttaggttaggttaggttaggttggttaggtagtctaaaaacaattaattcatgaaaacttggcttattaggcaaatcgggccttgcatagtaggcggagaagtgcgttctggctactaggtacgacattattgtatatatatatatatatatatatatatatatatatatatatatatatatatatatatatatatatatatatatatatatatatatatatatacatatatatttcagttgtatatagtcctggggaccattcaggcttgtttgcatatatatatatgtcgtacctagtagccagaacgcacttctcagcctactattcaaggcccgttttgc
This sequence is a window from Procambarus clarkii isolate CNS0578487 chromosome 80, FALCON_Pclarkii_2.0, whole genome shotgun sequence. Protein-coding genes within it:
- the LOC123748832 gene encoding uncharacterized protein isoform X1, whose protein sequence is MEAAFGRGGTVDRCAAGTEENCYRGFTTCFYQQVSGRNGPREDSVSHTPASVSQCFSVHNTATLRQYESGEDTTSFTPASVSQCSSLHSPAAGQQYETGEDTTSLTPDIASLCTSSKIQDHADRPLSYSILSSNGNGERTTRAQTFQYSQPEGRNNNDTTRPTDCTLLREGKSPARETCMLGKAGPFRKTHTSRAFGIPNRLSPGSCTRTQANPECGTLPHKSRQGSDASGSGDRHGTCAGNIQSWKLGNIPTEAIRPGTPTLLQVSEIRPPSITLHRTGEMRSVQPETSNQRLYCQAQGKPDHNSQMSKLWRQTSCLEHNLLCTENKSADSSGQDQHTDQQYIHEHQRLEHSCTATTATHSHRTKFPESVNSESDITRKCCRSTANAKGQKTLTFGINTPAIQFYRGPAENHREDHGRDHYQLPTDDAERLTATDSRHHLCDNRQDRAADHSYTRNRQSPTGWSTRGQTTQLGHTDYQQQSDSQDTGTSTFTNATARSGDHPRSTESSNTGDRQQQPMQSDMQQRQHRRFEQQRCTGSTNTRNGHEQSMQSDLQQYQQQSDGPQLCTDSNNVGDDHELSMQCDLRRYDLRGGRL